One genomic window of Daphnia pulex isolate KAP4 chromosome 12, ASM2113471v1 includes the following:
- the LOC124210067 gene encoding cell wall protein DAN4-like, with the protein MKFFPIFFLLAVVFLLAVAAGEALGEICNSRKTTTNLIARRTWPSQIASTTAKPTTNTTTASPKSTTTAESSTVSTTAPTTTTTTAVTSTTSIPSTTTTKSSSTMSSTSTTMATTTPLRPIFTCAVDKPACGNMCGDATSATTGVVQSPNFPGDYGNYYQRYCAVTITAPAGWMIQLNFTTFNVETDAAYVQIGGEMTITGNEIPALVPVASETMFINFLYAASSKPTSAVFNWQATLSVTSDRSSCSVGNPTSACGTMCTNATSAGTGVVQSPNFPGDYGNKRMNSCSVTIIVPIGKRIQLNFNTFNVETNAAVLFVGDKNTTYLNLVSGNTIPAAITTSSNVVYMIFNSYDSSKPMDTIYNWQATYTAV; encoded by the exons ATGAAgttctttcctattttcttccttttggctGTCGTCTTCCTTTTGGCTGTCGCTGCTGGG GAGGCCCTTGGCGAAATTTGCAATTCCCGGAAGACGACAACAAATCTGATAGCGAGACGAACTTGGCCCAGTCAAATTGCCTCGACGACGGCCAAACCGACAACCAACACGACGACGGCCAGTCCAAAGAGCACAACAACCGCAGAGTCATCCACTGTTTCGACGAcagcaccaacaacaaccacaacaactgCTGTGACAAGCACGACGAGCATCCCGTCGACAACCACCACAAAGTCCAGCAGCACCATGAgttcaacatcaacaacaatggcaacaacaactcctTTGCGGCCGATTTTTACATGCGCCGTTGATAAACCAG CCTGCGGAAATATGTGCGGCGACGCGACGTCGGCGACTACCGGTGTTGTCCAGTCTCCCAACTTCCCCGGCGACTACGGCAATTATTATCAAAGGTATTGCGCTGTCACCATCACCGCCCCAGCCGGATGGATGATCCAACTGAACTTCACCACCTTCAATGTGGAAACTGATGCGGCCTATGTTCAG ATTGGTGGCGAAATGACTATAACCGGAAACGAAATTCCCGCTCTAGTCCCCGTAGCATCCGAGACCATGTTCATCAACTTTCTTTACGCTGCCAGTAGTAAACCCACCAGCGCCGTATTCAATTGGCAGGCGACCCTTTCTGTGacg AGCGACAGGAGTTCTTGTTCCGTTGGTAATCCAACATCAG CCTGCGGAACTATGTGCACCAATGCCACGTCAGCGGGCACCGGTGTTGTCCAGTCTCCCAACTTTCCCGGCGATTACGGCAATAAGCGAATGAATTCATGCTCCGTCACCATCATCGTGCCAATAGGAAAGAGAATCCAGCTGAACTTCAACACCTTCAATGTGGAGACTAATGCAGCCGTTCTTTTT GTTGGAGACAAAAACACGACTTATTTGAACCTTGTAAGCGGAAACACAATTCCTGCAGCAATCACCACATCATCCAACGTCGTGTATATGATCTTTAATTCCTATGACAGTAGTAAACCCATGGACACCATATACAATTGGCAGGCGACTTACACTGCTGTGTAA
- the LOC124208840 gene encoding uncharacterized protein LOC124208840 yields MFLTGNDVSVLERPAAKKYVHSDRFKSPYRNITAKSKAANPKLQLDNQSFLSNNNTDVFIPSHAKKSTSNSIAIHQLDAEKGKVNDMEAAEPVALPCVTTEDMFQEPTSDTLLHIPPEKELQSESESQLRVLFFVTHTVLTRILI; encoded by the exons ATGTTTCTAACAGGAAATGATGTCAGCGTACTCGAAAGACCTGCTGCAAAGAAGTATGTTCACAGTGATAGGTTTAAGTCACCATATCGAAATATAACAGCAAAGTCTAAAGCTGCTAATCCTAAGCTGCAGTTGGACAATCAATCATTTTTGTCGAATAACAACACCGATGTATTTATCCCATCACATGCAAAGAAGTCAACGTCAAATAGCATag CTATACACCAACTTGAcgctgaaaaaggaaaagtaaatgATATGGAAGCAGCTGAACCTGTGGCATTACCATGTGTAACAACAGAAGACATGTTCCAGGAACCTACTTCTGATACACTCCTACACATTCCACCTGAAAAAGAACTACAATCTGAATCTGAATCTCAATTGagagtccttttttttgtgacacACACCGTGCTGACTCGTATCCTTATTTAA
- the LOC124208826 gene encoding CUB and sushi domain-containing protein 2-like, with translation MKSFPIVVLLAAVGLVAVATGANYTIVPISAATTTTKVASSSTLSTTTKTTPTLSGPILFNCTVSSNSSPACGNVCTNLTSAGTGVVQSPNFPGDYGYENKYCEVTIAVPVGWMIQLKFTVFNLETYVGYIDVHDESLILLSEITGNTIPALVPATINKMNILFSTSTSSKPSTAIYNWQATFSVTSQGSSCSVHNPAFLEACGNMCTNVTSEGSGVVQSRNFPGDYGNEARDCIFPIVIIIVPAGKRIRLTFTTFNLETNKAFINVEDRNTTYLIGATGSTIPAVVTTASNFMYIRLDMSSSTTPTTATYNWQATYTAV, from the exons atgaagtcCTTTCCTATTGTCGTCCTTTTGGCTGCCGTCGGCCTGGTTGCTGTCGCTACTGGG GCGAATTACACGATAGTGCCGATAAGCGcagcgacaacaacaaccaaagtCGCCTCATCATCGACGCtgtcgacaacaacaaaaacaactccAACTCTTTCCGGGCCGATTCTTTTTAATTGCACTGTTTCTAGTAATTCTAGTCCAG CCTGTGGAAATGTGTGCACCAATCTGACGTCAGCGGGCACTGGTGTTGTCCAGTCGCCCAACTTCCCCGGCGATTACGGCTATGAGAACAAGTATTGCGAAGTCACCATTGCTGTGCCAGTAGGTTGGATGATCCAATTGAAATTCACCGTCTTCAATTTGGAGACTTACGTCGGCTATATTGAT GTTCACGATGAATCCTTGATTCTATTGTCCGAAATAACCGGCAACACAATTCCTGCCCTAGTCCCCGCAACCATCAACAAAATGAACATCCTCTTTTCAACATCCACCAGTAGTAAACCTAGCACCGCTATATACAATTGGCAGGCGACTTTCTCTGTGacg AGCCAAGGGAGTTCTTGTTCCGTTCATAATCCAG CCTTCCTTGAAGCTTGCGGGAATATGTGCACCAACGTGACGTCAGAGGGCAGTGGTGTTGTCCAGTCTCGTAATTTCCCCGGTGACTACGGGAATGAGGCCAGGGATTGCATATTCCCCATTGTCATCATTATCGTGCCAGCAGGAAAGCGAATCCGGTTGACATTCACCACCTTCAATTTGGAGACTAATAAAGCCTTTATTAAT GTTGAAGACAGAAACACGACTTATTTGATCGGGGCAACAGGAAGTACAATTCCTGCAGTAGTCACCACAGCATCCAACTTCATGTACATCCGGCTTGATATGTCTTCCAGTACTACCCCCACCACCGCAACGTACAATTGGCAGGCGACTTACACTGCTGTGTGA